The following are encoded together in the Lathyrus oleraceus cultivar Zhongwan6 chromosome 3, CAAS_Psat_ZW6_1.0, whole genome shotgun sequence genome:
- the LOC127130596 gene encoding uncharacterized protein LOC127130596, which yields MNFVRRGICGYKFVEPQLKTLRELGTRLVFDKKEDFKNYGNLLGILNIEVNTTVVHTLLQFYDPPMRCFTFQDYQLAPTLEKYSHILGVEIQDQVSFVNTKEFPKSHHIAEVLYLEKKEVELNLKLKGETHGFSLNFMVDKVTTFTDAGSWDAFNSILSLLINGIMFLPNMKDFIDLASIHIFMTKNLVPTLLANTYYFIHVMNQKKKGTIVCYVPMLYTWFMSHLPSKGPFVENKGSCKWSQRIMSLTTEDILWYS from the coding sequence ATGAATTTTGTCAGAAGAGGCATTTGTGGTTACAAGTTTGTAGAGCCTcagttgaagactttgagagaATTGGGGACTCGTCTGGTTTTTGATAAAAAAGAAGACTTCAAGAACTACGGTAATCTCTTAGGTATCCTCAACATAGAAGTTAATACAACGGTCGTCCATACTCTTttgcagttctatgatcctccaATGAGGTGTTTTACTTTCCAAGACTATCAGTTAGCTCCAACTTTGGAGAAATATTCACACATCTTGGGGGTTGAAATTCAGGATCAGGTTTCTTTTGTCAATACAAAGGAGTTTCCCAAGTCTCATCATATAGCTGAAGTCCTCTATTTGGAGAAGAAAGAAGTGGAACTCAACCTCAAACTCAAGGGTGAAACTCATGGTTTTAGTCTAAATTTTATGGTAGACAAGGTCACTACCTTTACTGATGCTGGAAGTTGGGATGCTTTCAATTCTATTCTTTCTTTGCTTATAAATGGGATTATGTTTCTCCCAAACATGAAAGATTTTATAGATTTGGCCTCTATTCACATCTTTATGACCAAGAATCTTGTCCCTACTCTTTTGGCTAATACTTATTATTTCATTCATGTGATGAATCAGAAGAAGAAGGGAACCATTGTGTGTTATGTTCCTATGTTGTACACATGGTTCATGTCCCATCTACCCAGCAAGGGTCCTTTCGTTGAAAATAAAGGCAGTTGTAAATGGTctcagaggatcatgtctctGACTACTGAAGATATCTTGTGGTACTCTTGA